In a genomic window of Acidobacteriota bacterium:
- a CDS encoding glycosyltransferase family 4 protein encodes MRVAWFTPWPPTRSGISAYSVEALGRLAGPPPDPALPWPSSIDVFVDACARLVASVPPDGGPCSVQPAHAFLPAHRRRPYDLVVYQLGNARCHDFMWAYLVRWPGLVVLHDGHLHHARARALLAEDRERDYRAELAAAHADAPAALADFAVAGLNGSPYYLWPMRRVPIDAARAVAVHNPRLAAELASEHRETAVVALPMGTRDVAPSLPTTMSPRARRWLEEGDGPIFAAFGLVTQEKRVPEALRAFADLRPLVPRARLLLVGETASFYDVAADLATLNLTDEVDVTGWVDEADLDGWLALADICLCLRWPTARETSASWLRALAAGRPTVITDLADLVDVPTIDPRSWTLMLAPRDPADVVSPRDWRRGVAVAIDILDEAHSLGLAMRRLAHDQGMRHRLGANARAWWDAHHTLDHLAAGYQQAFAAALAAPADPPARRRLPAHVLDEGVAHARALVAPFGVEVDLLG; translated from the coding sequence GTGCGCGTCGCCTGGTTCACGCCGTGGCCCCCGACCCGGTCGGGCATCTCCGCGTACAGCGTCGAGGCCCTCGGCCGCCTGGCGGGCCCGCCCCCGGACCCCGCGCTGCCTTGGCCGTCGTCCATCGATGTGTTCGTCGACGCGTGTGCCCGCCTGGTCGCCTCAGTGCCGCCAGACGGCGGGCCGTGTTCGGTGCAGCCAGCCCATGCGTTTCTCCCGGCACATCGCCGGAGGCCGTACGACCTGGTGGTCTACCAGCTCGGCAACGCGAGGTGCCACGACTTCATGTGGGCCTACCTGGTGCGCTGGCCGGGGCTCGTCGTCTTGCACGATGGCCACCTGCACCACGCGCGGGCGCGGGCGCTCCTCGCGGAGGACCGCGAGCGCGACTACCGCGCCGAGCTGGCCGCGGCGCACGCCGACGCGCCCGCCGCTCTGGCCGACTTCGCCGTGGCCGGCCTGAACGGCTCGCCCTACTACCTCTGGCCGATGCGGCGCGTGCCCATCGACGCGGCGCGCGCGGTGGCCGTCCACAACCCGCGTCTTGCGGCCGAACTGGCGTCTGAACACCGTGAGACGGCCGTTGTCGCCCTGCCCATGGGCACGAGGGACGTCGCGCCTAGCCTCCCAACGACGATGTCGCCACGGGCCCGGCGCTGGCTCGAGGAAGGCGATGGCCCGATCTTCGCCGCCTTCGGCCTCGTCACCCAGGAGAAGCGCGTGCCGGAAGCGCTCCGGGCGTTTGCCGACCTGCGCCCGCTCGTGCCGCGCGCGAGGCTGCTGCTCGTCGGAGAGACCGCCTCGTTCTACGACGTCGCGGCCGACCTCGCCACCCTCAATCTCACCGACGAGGTCGACGTGACGGGCTGGGTGGACGAGGCGGACCTCGACGGGTGGCTCGCGCTGGCCGACATCTGCCTGTGCCTGCGTTGGCCCACCGCCCGCGAGACGTCGGCGTCGTGGCTGCGCGCACTCGCCGCCGGCCGGCCAACCGTCATCACCGACCTCGCCGACCTGGTCGATGTCCCGACGATCGACCCACGCAGCTGGACGCTGATGCTCGCCCCTCGCGACCCGGCCGATGTCGTGTCCCCGCGCGACTGGCGCCGCGGCGTCGCCGTGGCCATCGACATCCTCGACGAGGCGCACTCGCTCGGGCTCGCCATGCGGCGCCTGGCTCACGATCAGGGCATGCGGCACAGGCTGGGCGCGAACGCGAGGGCGTGGTGGGACGCGCATCACACCCTCGATCACCTGGCGGCTGGTTATCAGCAGGCGTTCGCGGCGGCGCTCGCCGCGCCCGCCGACCCGCCGGCGCGCCGGCGCCTCCCGGCCCACGTGCTCGACGAGGGGGTCGCCCACGCGCGGGCGCTCGTCGCGCCATTCGGGGTGGAGGTCGATCTCCTGGGGTGA
- a CDS encoding SIS domain-containing protein, whose protein sequence is MTEAPGAFASDEASVSSLLAEAADVHRALSGDRRLASALARGVAAIREALGAGGKVLVFGNGGSAAEAQHFAAEFVGRFARERAGLAAIALSTDTSALTAIANDYGFGRVFARQVEALGRPGDVALGISTSGTSENVVAALEAARAAGLVTIGLTGRDGGRMADLVDVHVNVPHQSTARVQEAQLTLLHAICDLVDRVAGPGGGAARG, encoded by the coding sequence ATGACCGAGGCTCCAGGCGCGTTTGCCTCAGACGAGGCCTCGGTGTCGTCGCTGCTCGCCGAGGCGGCCGACGTGCACCGGGCGCTCTCGGGCGACCGCCGCCTGGCCTCGGCGCTCGCCCGCGGCGTGGCGGCCATCCGGGAGGCGCTCGGGGCGGGGGGGAAGGTGCTGGTCTTCGGCAACGGCGGGAGCGCTGCGGAAGCGCAGCACTTCGCGGCCGAGTTCGTGGGGCGCTTCGCGCGCGAGCGCGCGGGTCTTGCGGCGATCGCGCTCAGCACCGACACGAGCGCGCTCACGGCGATTGCCAACGACTACGGGTTCGGGCGCGTGTTCGCCCGGCAGGTCGAGGCGCTCGGCCGGCCGGGCGATGTCGCGCTCGGCATCTCGACGAGCGGGACGTCGGAGAACGTCGTGGCGGCGCTCGAGGCCGCGCGGGCGGCGGGCCTCGTCACGATCGGGCTGACGGGTCGCGACGGCGGCCGGATGGCCGATCTGGTCGACGTGCACGTGAACGTGCCGCACCAGTCGACGGCGCGCGTGCAGGAGGCGCAGTTGACGCTGCTGCACGCCATCTGCGACCTGGTGGACCGGGTGGCCGGCCCCGGCGGGGGGGCGGCGAGGGGCTGA
- the nuoD gene encoding NADH dehydrogenase (quinone) subunit D codes for MSQTGSVRTETLTVNMGPQHPSTHGVLRLVLELDGETVVSAESTIGYLHTGIEKTAEQKKWQQVIPLVERMDYLGGQSNSMAYVLSAERLLGIEVPDRVKWIRVLLAELQRLNSHLVWLGTHALDLGAASVMMYCFREREKLLNVNEMIAGFRLFPSYHRVGGFREDLPTGFHQYVRDFLARFPSEIDEFERLLTKNVIFRKRTTGIGVLSKEDTVAYGLVGPMARSVGVSYDVRRAFPYLVYDQCDFEVPTRTEGDVYARYLVRVAEMRESVKICRQALDRVTPTGEWAIDDPRITPPTKDRVYSEMEALIQHFLLYSQGFTVPAGEAVFPIEGPRGELSFHVISDGTNRPWRVKARSPSLAACQAIPRMIIGGLIADVVAIIGSTDIVLGDVDR; via the coding sequence ATGTCCCAGACTGGCTCCGTTCGCACCGAGACCCTGACCGTCAACATGGGGCCGCAGCACCCGAGCACGCACGGCGTGCTGCGTCTGGTCCTCGAGCTCGATGGCGAAACGGTCGTCTCGGCCGAGTCGACCATCGGCTACCTGCACACGGGCATCGAGAAGACCGCCGAGCAGAAGAAGTGGCAGCAGGTCATCCCGCTCGTCGAGCGGATGGACTACCTGGGCGGCCAGTCCAACTCGATGGCCTACGTGCTGTCGGCCGAGCGTCTGCTCGGCATCGAGGTGCCCGATCGGGTGAAGTGGATCCGCGTGCTGCTCGCCGAGCTGCAGCGGCTCAACAGCCACCTGGTGTGGCTCGGGACGCACGCGCTCGACCTCGGCGCGGCGTCCGTGATGATGTACTGCTTCCGCGAGCGCGAGAAGCTGCTGAACGTCAACGAGATGATCGCGGGTTTCCGGCTGTTCCCGAGCTACCACCGGGTCGGCGGGTTCCGCGAGGATCTGCCCACCGGCTTCCACCAGTACGTGCGCGACTTCCTGGCGCGATTCCCGAGCGAGATCGACGAGTTCGAGCGGCTGCTCACGAAGAACGTCATCTTCCGCAAGCGCACGACGGGCATCGGCGTCCTCTCGAAGGAGGACACCGTCGCGTACGGTCTCGTCGGGCCGATGGCGCGGTCGGTCGGCGTCAGCTACGACGTGCGCCGCGCCTTCCCGTATCTCGTGTACGACCAGTGTGACTTCGAGGTGCCGACGCGGACCGAGGGCGACGTCTACGCGCGGTATCTGGTCCGCGTGGCCGAGATGCGCGAGAGCGTGAAGATCTGCCGGCAGGCGCTCGACCGGGTGACGCCGACCGGCGAGTGGGCCATCGACGACCCGCGCATCACGCCGCCGACGAAGGACCGCGTGTACTCGGAGATGGAGGCGCTCATCCAGCACTTCCTGCTCTACTCGCAGGGCTTCACGGTGCCGGCCGGCGAGGCGGTGTTCCCCATCGAGGGGCCGCGCGGCGAGCTGTCGTTCCACGTGATCTCGGACGGCACGAACCGGCCGTGGCGCGTGAAGGCGCGCTCGCCCTCGCTCGCGGCCTGCCAGGCGATCCCGAGGATGATCATCGGCGGGCTCATCGCCGACGTCGTGGCCATCATCGGGTCGACCGACATCGTGCTTGGAGACGTGGATCGATGA
- a CDS encoding NADH-quinone oxidoreductase subunit B, whose translation MSGMGVAPPDEQLPILTTTVEKVVQWARRSAIWPVTFGLACCAIEMMAMTCSRYDVARFGSEAFRASPRQADLMIVAGRLSRKMAPVLRRIYDQMTEPKWVISMGACASCGGVFDNYALVQGVHQVVPVDVYVPGCPPRPESLLYGIVQLQRKIDQQRAFAKRTA comes from the coding sequence ATGAGCGGTATGGGTGTTGCCCCTCCTGACGAACAGCTGCCGATCCTGACGACGACCGTGGAGAAGGTCGTGCAGTGGGCCCGGCGGTCGGCCATCTGGCCGGTGACCTTCGGGCTCGCCTGCTGCGCCATCGAGATGATGGCGATGACCTGCTCGCGCTACGACGTGGCGCGGTTCGGGTCGGAGGCGTTCAGGGCCTCGCCGCGCCAGGCCGACCTGATGATCGTGGCCGGCCGGCTGTCGCGGAAGATGGCGCCGGTCCTGCGGCGCATCTACGACCAGATGACCGAGCCGAAGTGGGTCATCTCGATGGGCGCGTGCGCCTCGTGCGGCGGCGTGTTCGACAATTACGCGCTCGTGCAGGGCGTGCACCAGGTGGTGCCCGTCGACGTGTACGTGCCGGGGTGCCCGCCGCGGCCCGAGTCGCTGCTCTACGGCATCGTCCAGTTGCAGCGGAAGATCGACCAGCAGCGCGCGTTCGCGAAGCGCACTGCGTAA
- a CDS encoding NADH-quinone oxidoreductase subunit C: MDATTLLSRLQSLVPEARIEVAPSVDMPTLFVAREHIVDVARALRETPGLDYTVLVELTAADYLPREPRFEVIYQCLSLGLADFPRPSGNGPAARARLKVQVPGDDPRVPTVAGVWTNANWLEREVLDLYGLTFDGHPDPRRLIMPEDWDGHPLRKDYPVQVHLPVATGQAIQVTEADFLENIARQRAFTARRGE, from the coding sequence ATGGACGCCACCACCCTGTTGAGCCGCCTGCAGTCGCTCGTGCCCGAGGCACGGATCGAGGTTGCCCCGTCGGTCGACATGCCCACGCTCTTCGTCGCGCGCGAGCACATCGTCGACGTGGCGCGCGCCCTGCGCGAGACCCCAGGGCTCGACTACACGGTGCTCGTCGAGTTGACCGCGGCCGACTACCTGCCCCGCGAGCCGCGCTTCGAGGTCATCTACCAGTGCCTGTCGCTCGGCCTGGCCGACTTCCCGCGGCCGTCGGGCAACGGGCCGGCCGCGCGCGCGCGCCTGAAGGTGCAGGTGCCCGGCGACGACCCGCGCGTGCCGACGGTGGCGGGTGTCTGGACGAACGCGAACTGGCTCGAGCGCGAGGTGCTCGACCTGTACGGGCTGACGTTCGACGGCCATCCCGATCCCCGGCGGCTGATCATGCCCGAGGACTGGGACGGGCATCCGTTGCGGAAGGACTACCCGGTGCAGGTACACCTGCCCGTGGCGACCGGGCAGGCCATCCAGGTGACGGAGGCCGACTTCCTCGAGAACATCGCGAGGCAGCGGGCCTTCACCGCCCGGCGCGGCGAGTAG
- the ndhC gene encoding NADH-quinone oxidoreductase subunit A has product MDGWLPVVIMSLLGAAFAGFGMLASQFLGPRNPTPEKLAPYECGVPPVGDARERQSVKFYLVAMIFLLFDIEVAFLYPWAMALRDTADGLGLGWFGFVQIVVFIALLSTGFIYVWRKGVLDWGSREGL; this is encoded by the coding sequence ATGGACGGTTGGCTTCCCGTCGTCATCATGAGCCTGCTCGGCGCGGCGTTTGCCGGGTTCGGCATGCTGGCGTCGCAGTTCCTCGGTCCGCGCAATCCCACGCCCGAGAAGCTCGCTCCCTACGAGTGCGGCGTGCCGCCGGTGGGCGACGCGCGCGAGCGGCAGTCGGTCAAGTTCTACCTCGTTGCGATGATCTTCCTGCTGTTCGACATCGAGGTCGCGTTCCTGTACCCGTGGGCGATGGCGTTGCGCGACACGGCCGACGGGCTCGGTCTCGGGTGGTTCGGCTTCGTGCAGATCGTGGTCTTCATCGCCCTGCTGTCGACGGGCTTCATCTACGTCTGGCGGAAGGGCGTGCTCGACTGGGGGAGCCGTGAAGGGCTCTGA